The DNA region CAAAAACGAAACACACCCACCCTATCAAAGTTCAGAGTTTTTTTCCCATTCCTTTCATTTGGGACTCAAAGTATCGACATGGATGAGTCTCAAACTCAGAGTCAGAGGCAGAAGCCCCTGACACGCCTAAACACCTATGTGGAAAAAAGCTGGGTGGGCAAGCGGTTCAAGATAGCCGAGAGAAACACCACTTTCACCACGGAGCTCCGAGCCGGAACTGCCACGTTTCTCACCATGGCTTACATCCTCGCCGTCAACGCTTCCATACTCACCGATTCCGGTGGGACTTGTTCGGTCTCCGACTGTATCCCACTCTGCTCTGACCAATCCATACCCGTATCCAGCTGTACCGGGTCGAACCTCCGGGTCGTCCAACCCGACGAGTCATGCAAATTCGACCCTGTTAATCCGGGTTACACGGCCTGCCTCGAACGCATACGCAAGGACCTGATCGTTGCCACCGTGGCTTCTTCTCTAATTGGGTGTGTGATAATGGGTGCCTTTGCGAACCTTCCTTTAGCTTTGGCTCCGGGTATGGGTACCAACGCTTATTTCGCTTACACAGTCGTCGGGTTTCACGGGTCGGGTAGTGTATCCTATAAAAGCGCTTTAGCCGCTGTGTTCATCGAAGGGTTAATCTTTCTAGCCATTTCGGCAGTTGGGTTACGTGCAAAACTCGCTAAACTCGTCCCGAAACCAGTCCGAATCAGCTCCTCCGCCGGTATCGGGCTCTTCTTAGCATTTATCGGGTTGCAAAACAACGAAGGAATCGGACTTATCGGGTACAGTTCTTCAACACTAGTCACTCTCGGAGCTTGTCCAGCTTCCTCCCGCGCCTCACTAGCACCTGTCATAACCGCCGCTAACGGAACCGTTAGTTTGTTACCGGGCGGTACCGTATCGGGCGGTATTTACTGTCTCCGAAACACAATGGAAAGCCCGACATTTTGGCTCGGAATCGTCGGCTTCGTCATCATAGCTTATTGTTTGGTGAAAGACATTAAGGGTGCGATGATTTACGGTATAGTTTTCGTAACGGCGGTTTCGTGGTTCCGAAACACACAGGTGACCGAGTTTCCCGATACGGACGCCGGTAATTCGGCGTACGAGTATTTCAAAAAGGTAGTTGACGTGCATGCGATAAAAAACACAGCAGGAGCTCTGAGTTTTTCAAGTATAGGAAAAGGGTATTTTTGGCAAGCTATGATTACGTTTTTATACGTGGACATCCTCGACACGACCGGTACGTTGTATTCGATGGCCCGATTTGCCGGATTCGTGGACCGAAACGGAGATTTCGAGGGACAATATTTCGCTTTCATGTCGGATGCCACGTCAATAGTTGTGGGGTCGCTGTTGGGGACTTCACCAGTGACGGCGTTTATTGAATCGTCAACCGGGATAAGGGAAGGTGGGCGAACGGGTTTGACGGCGCTGACGGTGGCTGGGTATTTCTTCTTGGCGTTTTTCTTCACGCCGTTACTGGCGTCAATTCCAGCGTGGGCGGTGGGTCCGCCGTTGATATTGGTGGGCGTTTTGATGATGAAATCAGTGGTGGAGATTAATTGGAACGATATGAGGGAAGCGATCCCAGCGTTTGTGACTATGATTTTAATGCCTTTGACTTATTCAATAGCGTATGGGCTTATTGGTGGGATTGGTACCTACATCGTGTTGAACCTATGGGATTGGGGTGTGCTGCTTTTGGTGAAGCTTGGAATAGTGAAAGGTACTGTAAAGGCTGAAGTCAACGGGACACGTGATCATGGTACAGAAGAAGACCCTAGTGTAAAGGCACTTGGTGTTTAAGGTTTTATTTAGAGTTAAAAGAattgtgcctttttttttttttaattggtgtgGGATTaggaatttgtggaaaaaaaTGGTTTCCATGGTgggattgtaaaaaaatatataaatttgctTTCAGATcccctctttttctttaatttttccaCATTAAGTAGGTGAGAAATTAGAATCTGATTCTAGATCTCTTTTCTCTCTGATGTATAATAGAATCTGCAATTTGATTTctataattgattaattttggtatttttttaatgtaatttttattattttagatcTAGGGttattatttccttgtttttaagtATATTTAATGCTTTTACAATCCAATTGGAGTCATATTATGGTTAGGAATCAATTAGGATATGTTTTAGTAACATATGTTTTATTGTCTATTAAATTTTACGAACCTTTAATTAGGCTTTTGAGGTGGACTCCAGCTTATATATTCTAGGAATAAACGAGTTATGTTTTTTGTGGCTTAAACACCCATATCACgttttctttaaaagaaaaaagaaaaaaaaaaagatacctttttaattggtaatatacttttttaattagaaagATTAGAAGATATCAATTGACTTAAGTTCATTGGACTTATTTCTCCTCTTTTGCAACCACCAAAAGGGTATCTTTCTGCATTGTGTTCAATCCAATTAACatgttttaattattacttttaAAGCCACAACATGTCTAAAATCTGATTAGCAATGGTCAAAAGAAAGTTTCTGGTTGGCatgtctataaaaaaaaaaaaaaaaaaggaattgtgaACGCGTTATAGTTTTTGATAACGAAATTGAGTCAAATGGACGGTGGtggattttcatttttcaagtaATACAGTAATATAAGTATGAAAACTTGTTCTATGATTACGTCCTGTATTTTACTTCATTGGACATGGTAGtattaaattcttaattttttggttaCATTAAAACGCGAAGatagtattttaatttcttagagtCTATATCGGTGCTCTagtcgctctctctctctccaaaaataAATGGGGGTCTCAAAATAATGGTAAGCAGTGTAGGGCAGGCAGTGAATCAATCAATATTGCATTTTATTGCTTCCTGCTTTTTTAGGTACTCTGTCCCTGAGGAATATGGTCCACCCTGTGAGTTATGACtcatttgaactttgaagattGAGTATCTCCACACAAAAAGAAAGGGTCTCTCTAAgtctatataattattttatttcattttttggggAATAAATTTTGGTCCAACTTGTGTTTGTCTGACCAGATTTAAATTTAACAAGTTCTTTAATCTATACTTTCtcttattttataatagaaGCATGTTAGTAATAAGAGTTAAAAATACAAACCTATAAACTATACATTCTTTTCCCATGTGATAAGACCATATGCTATAAACTATACTGAATTGACTAGATAACAATACTTGCCACTTTGTTGAGACAACTGGGACAGAACCAAGTTAAAGATTCCGTATGAGAAGTAATTCTCAAGGCTGAAATATGAGTGTGGATTGAGAAGACTTTTAACTTGATTTGGCCCCCTATTAGAGGCAGCCACTACTCATTTGTGCTCAAAGATCATGTCAATTATCAAAGTGGGCAGTGTTTAGTGGGgaattaagaatttaagattAGCCAAAACTGATCAAAATACTTATCCGTGGCACTAATTAGTGGCGGAAAATGGGATTAACTAAGTCAATCAAGGAGTCATTCTCacttttaaaagaagaagaagaaaagggaaTCCTTAATTTTGGCGTACAAATTGAAACATCTTATCACGTACTAATGTAGGTACACATGTTGATTCTAGTAGCAACGAGGCTTTGCAAGCAGAGTGAATTCCAAGAGCTCATATTTGCAACGTACACCTTGCAAACATAATGGATTATTATTCTGTTTGCTAGATGATATAGCATAATTAAGGTGAAAAACAGAACAAATTCTTGCCTGAGTGTTGATATGATATGACGTAGAACATGGTGCATTTTTTTTGGCCACAATAAAGTACATGTGTCACCTTaaaagcccttttttttttgggagcttTTTCATACACCAAagaaactctattttttttatttaattataattattattataaattgctggatgaatagaatttaaactgTTAAATGATAATCTAGAACATGTATTCATGTCCTAATGTGATGGGACTTGCTGTCTAAGAGTTGTGCTAATCCGCAAAGATACTCTACCAgtatttcttctcttctttagTAGAAATTAATGCATACAAGAATTTTCCTGACACAAATTTATCATCTCAAGTTTCTTTGGGACACCTTAGCATGGTTGGCTTTGTTGGATTTTTGAAATATCTTATAGCAGAAAGTAAAATAGTCGGCCAAAGATTGAGACACTATTTTTtttcgattaaaaaaaaaaaaaacctcaactCATACCCCAAGCCCTCCCAATTTATATATACctaaataatatctaaaagttgaagcctaacatttattattacttCACTCTTGTTAAGTTACATCAGCATAGCATTTCAGTCAATGTCGATCCACTTTGGTACACTTCAGTCCAGTTTAGTCCATTTTAATCCACTTTGGTGCACTTCAGTCCAATTCAGTCCCTTTGGTTTATTTcattccattttggtccacttcggtccatttAAGTCCACTTTGGTCTAATTAGGTCCATTTCGATCCACTTTAATCTATTCAATACACTTCAGTACTtacttaaattttgaaaagacAACTTTGGGTTGATAGTATCTGTtaataaatccaaatttattaaaaaatatatatctcaaaCTCATGATTTATATAATTGCATAAGGAATACCCGGCCCACTTGTACACATTTTTTGGGGTTCAATAGTTGATTTGCATCATGGGTTTTAAAATGGGTTCaacctaaagaagaagaaaatacaagATTGGGCGCAAACTCAATGTCCTGTGCTTATCAACTGCAAGGGTTGGCCCAAGAAAACCCTCACATAAAGAACaagtaaaagtgtaaaacctTAACCTTAACAAGCTTGGCACTCAGCTGACTGTTATTGtgatttcaagtttcaaccttGTTAGATATGAAGTTTGTAGtacatcatcattattcacaaaAGATGAATGAAAATCTGCATTTGAGATTCCCAAATTCTTTACTAGCCCAATTACACTTTATATGGGCAGCAGGGATGAGAATCACTGCTCCGTAAAATATCAAAAGCCAAGAGGACTGCTCGGTGCTAGACAATGTCACTGAAAATATGAGACAATGCCActgaaaatatgaaatatacTTCAGGGTAACATTAATAGCAATGATTAttgatgatttaaaaaaaaaatggcaatcATGCTTTGTTATTGGTTGGAAACTTGATTTATATAAAGGATCCAAGAGTCTAAAGAAAGTTTCATTGTAACTAGAGGCGTAGCCAGAAATTTTTGCTTAGGAGCTAAGATAAAACAATCATATTGATTTGCAAttcaagaaaaattcaaaatatgacaTTTGTACATACATTCATGTCTTGGCgcattagtttagaaaaaataaataaattcaaaataagtcTTAACTATATAcgtatcatatatatatatatatatatatatatatatatatatatatatatatatatatatatatatatatatatatatatatatatatatatatcataagaTTACTGCTAGAATTCTTTTACTAGTGTAATTCATATTAGCACTCAAAATACTAACAAGCTAATCAATGAATTGAGATCGTAAGGAAGAATTAATGAAGAGAAATTGAAGAGAGCACTCGGTAATGACAATGAGTAGAGTCGTTTGGGTGGCTATAAAGTGCAAGGGATATTGTAATAGTTTTGGGAAATTGCAAAATTTATGCACAGTATCTAAAGTGTAATACATTAGATTTCTCAATTAACTTCAAACACATATTACCATGacaaataaaatacaaacaatattatcatttttaaggacAACTAAATTCAATACATAGTTTAATTGGGAAATATAATGTACTACACCTTAGTTTTATGACTTTATAAACGTAAGGGGTAAAATTGTAGTAAAGGACATGGACATGGACATTAGGACATGGGATATGGTCTTAGCCtcttagccaaaaaaataataattaaataaataaataatggatCTGCCAGTGCTGTGTTTTTAATGGAGAATGGAAAAACCAAAATGAATGAATCTTTGTGGCTGAAAAGTGGGGATTTGAGATGAGGGAAGGGAGTTCTTATGGCTATCGTGTAGGGGGGAGGGCCAAGTTTTTTATCTTGTGGGGGCCAGCTTTGAAATTAAAGGAATTGAGAACTAGTTTTCCCTACAATTAAAGAGgatttaaaaagttttggagGGGCCATGGCCCTCCAATGCATTACTTAAATAAGTTCAACAATTAAGTTCAACAATTAAACAAgctaattattaaataaatttatgatcaataaataccaaataatcaatatatatatataaaagtagagacctcatgCAGGAAAGCATGAGGTCTTGCCATGTGGTGCTTTCCATGATagccatctttttttttttttttttggttcaactTACAACTCATCTATTACTTATTACCCCTCATCACTCCTCTCTTGTGTCTCaattgactaaaataatttttaaactttcaagTATACTGTACACCATTAATtgtttaataaagaaaaaaaataccattaatTAAACTCTTCTACATCTCACCCTTCAATTGCCCACCTGTTGCAATTATCTAAGTTATATAGCTCTTCTATATCTAACCCTTTAGTTGCCCACCTCTTTCAATTATCTAAGTTATATATTATTACACTTCCTTCTAGCCATGATTCCCCTTTTACAATCacttctccttttcttttaatgtttctcttttcttttcttttttttattctttctaaaaTCTTTAGCTACACGTTTTTTAGAAATCAAgtttttataaatcaaattcTTGATGTATTGTAGGACAGATTGTGCTTGAAATGAGTAAATCCTATGGCAAAATCGTGGTTCTGCATTCTGGAATTTGTAAAGTTCAAACATGGCGAGTaagagtttgaaattttattctttttctccttttgaaattttattctaaaaaagtaTTCTCATTCTTGGCTAAGTAAGAGGAAACACAAATACTTTGCTTTAACTATTataaactaaattaatttttgttgttctcAATCTAAAATTAGAGTTTGCAACAGAGGGTTAGGTTTTAAATGTGTTGTTATCAATTCAATATTAGAGTTTGCAATTTCCATGTGTTGGGTGTTTTGTTGGAATTATTACAGACAAATAAGATTAAGTGGTTTACGAAATCCCATGACAAGGGCAATGGCAAAGAATCCAATCGTATCCAATTGCTCTCTCTCCACACCTTTGCAAATACCACAAACATTTTATCATAATTGGAATGTCCCTTTGaggtcaattttatttttcccattatttttattgggatgttatttttaatttcagtaaTTAATTGggtttatctttattttttgggggcAATAATCATCATATGCAAATGTTAAAATCTAGAGCATCTTATCACAACTATTAGTATACGTCCTTTTCTTACTTTCCAACTTCCATTCATGTAATTGAAACTATATGGGGCTAAATAATGACTATTCTCGATTAAAATCTCATTTCAACTGCTGCTATGCATTTGCCAACTATTGGTGCTACAGTGCTCAAAAGCCCAATGGGCAATTTTTGGTTTAACTATATATTATTGCTAGATatcaacacaacacaaatttcATCTTTTGTGCACATTTAAATTtagtcttctttcttttttgaatttaacTTGCTCTTTATTAATGTTCATTCTTTGTTGTTAATTAATGAAATGCTTTTGATTCCATAAAACATTTGGATATTAATGTTTACATTCTTGATCAATTTTGAGTGTTATTTGGATGTAGTTAAGCATCAATGTAGTAGACCTCATGTTAGTTTATTTGTTGCTTAATGTACTTTGTGCAAGAAGTTGAATTAAAAGGTTTGAGTTTACATGTGCATGAGATGAACTTTATGCAATCTTCAGTAGGAAGGGGACCATTCACACTATGACAAAATAACACATTAAAGAAAGTAAATTCCATTCATGTTTTCTAGCTATaagaaacttttctttttttatctaataataatttatggtTCTAAGGTATGCAAATGCTTATATCTGGCAGTTTGCTTTGTAAATTTACGAAGTTTTCTACATATGATGAGGAATTTCGTATTTGAAAGCTTTAAAGGGGAAACCGGATATAAATGTTCATGGAATTACTTTTTAACCATTGTCGTTTGTGATTTTCAAACGACTGCATATTGCAAATTGTCGTGTTGATATTAGTTTGGgatacttacaaaaaataacaaagaatgtTGCCAAATCTAAATTTGCCAGATTTGGCACTAACTAAACtcaatagaatttttaattttaatattgagCTTTAATAGGATTTGATTATGGTTAGGAACTAGGGTTTGGTTTgaatttagttttactattaaACTTTGTAAATTAATCATGACTAACAATAATTGTATAATGAACACAAGGGGTTAaaagatagatatatatatatatatatatatatatatgttttttttttgcaaaatgcaTCGCGCATCGCGCGGGATATCGGCTAGTTAAGACTAAAATTAGaataaatagtttaattaaCATATAAAGGAGGGCCgttaaatattaaaatgggaaaaataattatatcatGTCAGTCATGCAAAATCTCATTCTCCGATTCCTAccaaacaagaaatatatatgaTTTCAAATTGAAGGCAATTCTAAATCCATCAATGAAGCTCTACAAAATCCTTCTTAGGCTTTAaattttttggcttcttttttttggacttCTATCAAATTAGCTCTTAGTTTCCTCATTCTCAGGGCTGGCGCAATCTAATTCGAGGCCTAAGGCAAAATATATTAGCTCTTAGTTTCCTCATTCTCAGGACCGGCGCAATCTAATTTGAGGCCTAAGGCAAAATATATATGTGAGgcctttttatataaatattaattaaataaaattatataatataaatcaaaTTGAGGTTAATTTGATgtattaaatacataatttaatgaataataCTAACTAAAACTAAGGTTTATTTCatatagagaattgaatatcatagttgaaaaattaatttaacaagaagaattttttttaaaaaagaaaattaatttatcttaGATATATAACGATACATTTATAGTTAATTACATTTATAATCTATGATATTAATTGATGTGTGGTTTTGTAGTAGATTAGTTTACAAATATTAAAGTTTCAAACTATTAGAGAGGATTAATCATCATTGATGATCTAAcacatttgcaattttttttaaagccttgttagaaataaaaaaggaaaatgttaaaagtactacaaaatgttcacaatataatgtgacaataaTAGTTGTGGGGTGTAAAAGAACCCAAGTGAGCATTTGGGCCTTTTGGGCTGTAGCAAGAAGGGCTGATCTGCTCTTGatctaagaatttgttagtactacgaattggcccatacgccgagggtccgaggatacagccgagggtgagtttctcctcggacagatccaagagaacttagagattcactacgaagggcaagacagaattctggaaggacTGTTGGTTAATagggggaaaccctgagccttcgaggtacaccggtgttagaaaaataccaaaagtaaaggctgccacctctacattaaagactctgcacctacctccctggccgcattaatggggaagtgactcctaaacagtagaactgaaacttctggtcactattcaaaggcactaagaaaagaaatatctagggggaggAGGTTTGAGAAACACGTGGGAaaagtatcaggaaaagaagtatttaagggggatgaatgccaaagaaaaggggggccaagaaacaaagaaagaaattaagaattgtaatctttgagaaagaaagagaaataatacagagagggtcctcggcttacgtccaaggagctctatttgcaattatcgtttattatttacaagtgtctgtaacttttagcctgttatcaagttctcagtacttctaacctaggtttcaagctcacactctacaaatttcattatttaaggctcattgggcctgagcccgtagttgtctttgggtccaggtgcaattgtgcacttacaatagtGAAGGATGAGCTTCAATAATGTAATTCATgaatatttaaaatacttttttgtaATTGGTAACATAGCAGTTTGTAaatctataataaaatttgtgataTCCTTAACATCACTAATAGTAAAAAGTGCAcaacaatttgaaaaaattcatatttttttttataaaattttgggcatTTTATAATGAGATGGGGCCTTTTTTGTAAAATGGTAAATATTTATTTGGCGGCGGCCCCGCGGGGGGCTTCGGCCTAGGCCTTGGGCCGGCCCTGCTCATTCTGTTGGGAGTTTGTTCTTGAGCATGCTGTGCACAGCTTTATTTGGTACAGGAGAATGATCTTGTCAAAACCAGTTGCTCTGGCACCGGACAAAGCTTCTCAAATGGCCAATAGTCTTGTAGTCGTTCTTTCCGTAGGCCTAAAACTTCTGCTTCACCAGTCTAAAGCTTGTTTAATAAAAGTATCACAACATTTTAGTGGTACAAAAGAATTCTCAGCAACTCATTTCACAACTACTTATTTAATCACGTGAGATATAAATCTCATGTACCTCAGAActtctatatctatatatatatatatatatatatatatatatatatatatatatatatatatatatgccagcTACAATTCATTTGGGCTGTCAAAAGTACAGTAAACAATGCAGTGTCGTCTCTATGGTATTCTTTGTGTGGATGATGAAATGTTTTTCTACTTAACACAATTGAATTAGTCATTCGCTTGGCTTAAGTTTCCAACCATATTGATATTTTCTATACAATGTTTATGCTTTCTGGTTTCCATGCCAAAAGAAATTCTTGACATCTTAACAACAATAAATCGCAAGAGTACAAACCATAGTGCAGGTATAGGGGCAAATTTCATAGTTGTACTCAAAGCTAGAGCTTTACAAGTATACTTTACCATCCTCTCTGTGGAAGGACTAGAATTTAGCTTCAATTGTGTATGTACAATTTAAATATCTAAGCAGCAAATAAAACTGAGCTGCCAAGATGGCTTTAGGGGTTTAGCAGTTGCGGAAGCTTTCCAATTTAGTGACATTTGGCCATCTGACCCTGCTATTATTGAGcaacttttatgttttttggttcagtattataatttttgggAATTAGCAACCTTGTTATCTGGGAGTGGACAACTTAATAGTAGGATACACTGAGATTGAAACACCAATAGCCTAGTCCAATTTGTTAAATTACTTAACAAATGTAGCATAAAGAAtgcccttttttctttttaaatcccCTTCTATCTCAGTAAAAGGACCTTTTATTTATGGCTCAAAGTGTACTGTAACATTCAATCATCTGCCGTAGAACTGtagatattaaaatttataagctTAGATCGTACTTTGTCTTTTGTCTCTGTCAGGAATGGCAAACATTATGCAAATGGGTCGAACTCATAACCTTTGTGATTATTAGAGCAACAACTTGAGTTGAATGAATACCAATATCATTTGAGTAAGTTGACAGGTAGAAAAGCACAACCAATGCATGCATTGAAagtgtaaaatgttttttgtttctccttTTGCTGGTCAGCAATGGGCATTCAGCTGTGTTCTCTTTAATCTTGTAAAGGTTATACACCGCATTTATATGTGCTTGGATGAAAGTGTGAAACTAGACTGAGTACAgttatcaatatttttatgcAATCAATTTTGATTATATTGTTAACCAGTTACCAATTACATTATTTGACAATGTCAAATAATGTAATTGGTACACTTATCAACTACAGGATCATAgaactcaaaacaaaacaaatctatCCCATGTTacatattagtatttttttttccttaacatCTTCGTCAACGTCTGGGTAATTCAAATTAAACTAAAAGAATTAGAATTTGGAACACAATTGAATGCAATACATTTAAGTTGGAGGATTGGATTTGGGGTACTGTTGGGAAGTAGTTGTCTTGTGTCGATTTGGGTGGATTCTGAATCAGAAGGGAGAGGGTTTGGTACAGCAATCACATAAATGGAATAAATTATTGGGCCTTGAAAGTAAAATAGATATACATAGAGCTTGTACAAAATCCTCTgcacgatgatgatgatgatacaGTTGTGATACACGGCTTCCCTCCTTCCCGAAGGCATGGAggttctgatgatgatgatgaagtacggttttgatttgatttgaagaCGTTCAATTCTGGTAAACCACTGATCTGATGATAGATCAAAGTCATCTAATAAACTAAACATCAAGGAAATTGATATAAGGAATGGTTCGAAGAGGATTTAGTTAGGGTCAAATTGTTTAGAAATCGTTGCTCTTTCACATTTTATACATGTATGCATTGCAGCAGTATGCCTCGTGCCCGCAAATATATGTTGGTACTTGGGAAGCAAATACTTCTACTAATAAAGAGTGGATATTTGCTTCTTTCTAATGGGTTTCGAATTTATTGTACATAACTTGACTGATGTAAATCTATGACTtcaatttaggtttttttttttttttttttttcctaaccaACCACTTGAACCTTGAATTGCCTTGTCTTATGATTCATCGATCAAAtagatttgtataatttatgtgcaTTAAATTACTATAgtatcatatattttattacatTATACTTTAacttattcattttcttttattgtgttatatttctttttctctcatatgAATATACAACTTGAAAGTATATcttaatgtggcgtttggtacggggaatccacattactcctggcatctagattcccaggaatgtgattcctaggaatgtgattcctaggaatcacattcctaggaatcacattcctaggaatgtagctattcctatgtttggtttcattgggagattcctaggaatgtgagatgataatgtttggtgtattcccaggaatcttaaatgaattatttgtttttcccattttgtccttagatttgaatgtgaagtaccaagcccattaaaaaaaaaaatcttcctttaaataaatgatgaaaaaaaaatataaactattaattagtcctttaaaaaaatatcttactctaaatagatagataaaaagcattatataaactatcaattagcaacacattcattaaaactgtgatctaacatttcaaaatgacaagaataatacaaaaataactattagcagagttatttatcctgtttatgttgttttgacgggaaaagataaagacaagagagaagatattgataatttgttttatagtttatcttaattgcttaaatgataaggaaaaagggttaaaattttcaatttataaaaaatacaatttcttttaagtttaggaatctggattcccacctgttttaaagggaatccacattcc from Castanea sativa cultivar Marrone di Chiusa Pesio chromosome 6, ASM4071231v1 includes:
- the LOC142641744 gene encoding adenine/guanine permease AZG1 — protein: MDESQTQSQRQKPLTRLNTYVEKSWVGKRFKIAERNTTFTTELRAGTATFLTMAYILAVNASILTDSGGTCSVSDCIPLCSDQSIPVSSCTGSNLRVVQPDESCKFDPVNPGYTACLERIRKDLIVATVASSLIGCVIMGAFANLPLALAPGMGTNAYFAYTVVGFHGSGSVSYKSALAAVFIEGLIFLAISAVGLRAKLAKLVPKPVRISSSAGIGLFLAFIGLQNNEGIGLIGYSSSTLVTLGACPASSRASLAPVITAANGTVSLLPGGTVSGGIYCLRNTMESPTFWLGIVGFVIIAYCLVKDIKGAMIYGIVFVTAVSWFRNTQVTEFPDTDAGNSAYEYFKKVVDVHAIKNTAGALSFSSIGKGYFWQAMITFLYVDILDTTGTLYSMARFAGFVDRNGDFEGQYFAFMSDATSIVVGSLLGTSPVTAFIESSTGIREGGRTGLTALTVAGYFFLAFFFTPLLASIPAWAVGPPLILVGVLMMKSVVEINWNDMREAIPAFVTMILMPLTYSIAYGLIGGIGTYIVLNLWDWGVLLLVKLGIVKGTVKAEVNGTRDHGTEEDPSVKALGV